In the genome of Sulfolobales archaeon, the window GCAGTAGAGCTTAGAAGAAGGCTTTTTGAGAATGGACTTTTAATGCATACATGTGGACACTTTGGAAATGTAATGAGATTTATGGCACCCCTTATAATCACTAAAAAACACCTAGATATAGGTCTTGAGATCTTTGAGAACGAGATCAAAAAACTCTCTGCAAAATAAGGCTCTAAGCTTCTAGTATATAAAGTTCTATCTCCCTTTTTATTTTAGAATTAATGCTATAGTTTTCCATATCTCTTCCCCCTAAAGGAGGGCTTCTCAGTAATAGAGATATTAAGAACTAGGTAGC includes:
- a CDS encoding aminotransferase class III-fold pyridoxal phosphate-dependent enzyme, producing DYLITRFTDMMDRYPIIGDVRGLGFMIGIELVKDRKTKEPGEKIAVELRRRLFENGLLMHTCGHFGNVMRFMAPLIITKKHLDIGLEIFENEIKKLSAK